Proteins found in one Streptococcus mitis genomic segment:
- a CDS encoding PFL family protein, with translation MDIRQVTETIAMIEEQNFDIRTITMGISLLDCIDPDINRAAEKVYQKITTKAANLVAVGDEIAAELGIPIVNKRVSVTPISLIGAATDATDYVVLAKALDKAAKEIGVDFIGGFSALVQKGYQKGDEILINSIPRALAETDKVCSSVNIGSTKSGINMTAVADMGRVIKETANLSDMGAAKLVVFANAVEDNPFMAGAFHGVGEADVIINVGVSGPGVVKRALEKVRGQSFDVVAETVKKTAFKITRIGQLVGQMASERLGVEFGIVDLSLAPTPAVGDSVARVLEEMGLETVGTHGTTAALALLNDQVKKGGVMACNQVGGLSGAFIPVSEDEGMIAAVQSGSLNLEKLEAMTAICSVGLDMIAIPEDTPSETIAAMIADEAAIGVINMKTTAVRIIPKGKEGDMIEFGGLLGTAPVMKVNGASSVDFISRGGQIPAPIHSFKN, from the coding sequence ATGGATATTAGACAAGTTACTGAAACCATTGCCATGATTGAGGAGCAAAACTTCGATATTAGAACCATTACCATGGGGATTTCCCTATTAGACTGTATTGATCCAGATATCAATCGTGCTGCGGAGAAAGTTTATCAAAAGATTACGACCAAAGCAGCAAATTTAGTAGCTGTTGGTGATGAAATTGCAGCTGAGTTGGGAATTCCTATCGTTAATAAGCGTGTATCGGTGACTCCTATTTCTCTGATAGGGGCAGCGACAGACGCGACGGACTACGTGGTTCTGGCAAAAGCGCTTGATAAGGCTGCGAAAGAAATCGGTGTGGATTTTATTGGTGGTTTCTCTGCCTTGGTACAAAAGGGGTACCAAAAGGGAGATGAGATTCTTATCAATTCTATTCCTCGTGCTTTGGCTGAAACGGACAAGGTCTGCTCGTCAGTCAATATCGGCTCAACCAAGTCTGGTATCAATATGACGGCTGTAGCAGATATGGGACGAGTTATCAAGGAAACAGCTAATTTATCAGATATGGGAGCGGCCAAGTTGGTTGTATTCGCTAATGCTGTTGAGGACAATCCATTTATGGCGGGTGCCTTCCATGGTGTTGGTGAGGCAGATGTTATCATCAATGTCGGAGTTTCCGGTCCTGGTGTGGTGAAACGTGCCTTGGAAAAAGTTCGTGGACAGAGCTTTGATGTAGTAGCAGAAACAGTTAAGAAAACTGCTTTTAAAATTACTCGTATCGGTCAATTGGTTGGTCAGATGGCTAGTGAAAGACTGGGTGTGGAATTTGGTATTGTGGACTTGAGTTTGGCGCCAACTCCTGCGGTTGGAGATTCTGTTGCACGTGTCCTTGAAGAAATGGGACTAGAAACAGTTGGAACGCATGGAACGACGGCTGCCTTGGCTCTCTTGAACGACCAAGTTAAGAAGGGCGGAGTGATGGCCTGCAACCAAGTCGGTGGTTTGTCTGGTGCCTTTATCCCTGTTTCTGAGGATGAGGGAATGATTGCTGCAGTGCAAAGTGGCTCTCTGAATTTGGAAAAATTGGAAGCCATGACGGCTATCTGTTCCGTTGGTTTAGATATGATTGCCATCCCAGAAGATACACCTTCTGAAACCATTGCGGCTATGATTGCGGATGAGGCTGCAATTGGTGTCATTAACATGAAAACAACAGCTGTACGTATCATTCCCAAAGGAAAAGAAGGCGATATGATTGAGTTTGGTGGTCTTCTTGGTACAGCTCCAGTAATGAAAGTCAATG
- a CDS encoding ACT domain-containing protein, with product MKAIITVVGKDKSGIVAGVSGKIAELGLNIDDISQTVLDEYFTMMAVVSSDKKQDFTYLRNEFEAFGQTLNVKINIQSAAIFEAMYNI from the coding sequence ATGAAAGCGATTATAACTGTTGTTGGTAAAGATAAGTCTGGAATTGTTGCAGGTGTTTCTGGTAAAATTGCAGAATTGGGTTTAAATATTGATGATATCTCTCAAACTGTCTTGGATGAATATTTCACGATGATGGCTGTCGTCTCTAGTGATAAAAAGCAAGATTTTACCTATCTTCGTAATGAATTTGAAGCTTTTGGGCAAACTTTGAATGTGAAAATCAATATTCAGAGTGCAGCGATTTTCGAAGCTATGTATAATATCTAG
- the rplQ gene encoding 50S ribosomal protein L17 encodes MAYRKLGRTSSQRKAMLRDLTTDLLINESIVTTEARAKEIRKTVEKMITLGKRGDLHARRQAAAFVRNEIASENYDEATDKYTSTTALQKLFSEIAPRYAERNGGYTRILKTEPRRGDAAPMAIIELV; translated from the coding sequence ATGGCTTACCGTAAACTAGGACGCACTAGCTCACAACGTAAAGCAATGCTTCGCGATTTGACAACTGACCTTTTGATCAACGAATCAATCGTGACAACTGAAGCTCGTGCTAAAGAAATCCGTAAAACTGTTGAAAAAATGATTACTCTAGGTAAACGTGGTGATTTGCATGCACGTCGTCAAGCAGCTGCTTTCGTACGTAATGAAATCGCATCTGAAAACTATGATGAAGCAACTGATAAGTACACTTCTACTACAGCACTTCAAAAATTGTTCTCAGAAATTGCACCTCGTTATGCTGAACGTAACGGTGGATACACTCGTATCCTTAAAACTGAACCACGTCGTGGTGATGCAGCGCCAATGGCGATCATCGAATTAGTATAA
- a CDS encoding DNA-directed RNA polymerase subunit alpha, translating into MIEFEKPNITKIDENKDYGKFVIEPLERGYGTTLGNSLRRVLLASLPGAAVTSINIDGVLHEFDTVPGVREDVMQIILNIKGIAVKSYVEDEKIIELDVEGPAEVTAGDILTDSDIEIVNPDHYLFTIGEGSSLKATMTVNSGRGYVPADENKKDNAPVGTLAVDSIYTPVTKVNYQVEPARVGSNDGFDKLTLEILTNGTIIPEDALGLSARILTEHLDLFTNLTEIAKSTEVMKEADTESDDRILDRTIEELDLSVRSYNCLKRAGINTVHDLTEKSEAEMMKVRNLGRKSLEEVKLKLIDLGLGLKDK; encoded by the coding sequence ATGATCGAGTTTGAAAAACCAAATATAACAAAAATTGATGAAAATAAAGATTATGGCAAGTTTGTAATCGAACCACTTGAACGTGGCTACGGTACAACTCTTGGTAACTCTCTTCGTCGTGTACTTCTAGCTTCTCTACCAGGAGCAGCTGTGACATCTATCAATATTGATGGTGTGTTGCATGAGTTTGACACAGTTCCAGGTGTTCGTGAAGACGTGATGCAAATCATTCTGAACATTAAAGGAATTGCAGTGAAATCGTACGTTGAAGACGAAAAAATCATCGAACTAGATGTTGAAGGTCCTGCTGAAGTAACAGCTGGTGACATTTTGACAGATAGCGATATTGAAATTGTAAATCCAGATCATTATCTCTTTACAATCGGTGAAGGTTCTTCCCTAAAAGCGACTATGACTGTTAACAGTGGTCGTGGATATGTACCTGCTGATGAAAATAAAAAGGATAATGCACCAGTTGGAACACTTGCTGTAGATTCTATTTATACACCAGTTACAAAAGTCAACTATCAAGTGGAACCTGCTCGTGTAGGTAGCAATGATGGATTTGACAAATTAACCCTTGAAATCTTGACAAATGGAACAATTATTCCAGAAGATGCTTTAGGGCTTTCAGCACGTATTTTGACAGAACATCTTGATTTGTTTACAAATCTTACTGAGATTGCTAAGTCAACTGAAGTGATGAAAGAAGCTGACACTGAATCTGACGACCGTATTTTGGATCGTACGATTGAGGAACTGGACTTGTCTGTGCGTTCATACAACTGTTTGAAACGTGCCGGTATCAATACTGTGCATGATTTGACAGAAAAATCTGAAGCAGAGATGATGAAAGTACGAAATCTTGGACGCAAGAGTTTGGAAGAAGTGAAACTCAAACTCATTGATTTGGGTCTTGGATTAAAAGATAAATAA
- the rpsK gene encoding 30S ribosomal protein S11, translated as MAKPTRKRRVKKNIESGIAHIHATFNNTIVMITDVHGNAIAWSSAGALGFKGSRKSTPFAAQMASEAAAKSAQEHGLKSVEVTVKGPGSGRESAIRALAAAGLEVTAIRDVTPVPHNGARPPKRRRV; from the coding sequence TTGGCTAAACCAACACGTAAACGTCGTGTGAAAAAGAATATCGAATCTGGTATTGCTCATATTCACGCTACATTTAATAACACTATTGTTATGATTACTGATGTGCATGGTAATGCAATTGCTTGGTCATCAGCTGGTGCTCTTGGTTTCAAAGGTTCTCGTAAATCTACACCATTCGCTGCTCAAATGGCTTCTGAAGCTGCTGCTAAATCTGCACAAGAACACGGTCTTAAATCAGTTGAAGTTACTGTAAAAGGTCCAGGTTCTGGTCGTGAGTCAGCTATTCGTGCGCTTGCTGCCGCTGGTCTTGAAGTAACAGCAATTCGTGATGTGACTCCAGTGCCACACAATGGTGCTCGTCCTCCAAAACGTCGCCGTGTATAA
- the rpsM gene encoding 30S ribosomal protein S13, whose product MARIAGVDIPNDKRVVISLTYVYGIGLATSKKILAAAGISEDVRVRDLTSDQEDAIRREVDAIKVEGDLRREVNLNIKRLMEIGSYRGIRHRRGLPVRGQNTKNNARTRKGKAVAIAGKKK is encoded by the coding sequence ATGGCTCGTATTGCTGGAGTTGACATTCCAAATGACAAACGCGTAGTAATCTCATTGACTTATGTTTATGGTATCGGACTTGCAACATCTAAGAAAATTTTGGCTGCTGCTGGAATCTCAGAAGATGTTCGTGTACGTGATCTTACATCAGATCAAGAAGATGCTATCCGTCGTGAAGTGGATGCAATCAAAGTTGAAGGTGACCTTCGTCGTGAAGTAAACTTGAACATTAAACGTTTGATGGAAATCGGTTCATACCGTGGTATCCGTCACCGTCGTGGACTTCCTGTCCGTGGACAAAACACTAAAAACAACGCTCGCACTCGTAAAGGTAAAGCTGTTGCGATTGCTGGTAAGAAAAAATAA
- the rpmJ gene encoding 50S ribosomal protein L36, whose protein sequence is MKVRPSVKPICEYCKVIRRNGRVMVICPANPKHKQRQG, encoded by the coding sequence ATGAAAGTAAGACCATCGGTCAAACCAATTTGCGAATACTGTAAAGTTATTCGTCGTAATGGTCGTGTTATGGTAATTTGCCCAGCAAATCCAAAACACAAACAACGTCAAGGATAA
- the infA gene encoding translation initiation factor IF-1, which yields MAKDDVIEVEGKVVDTMPNAMFTVELENGHQILATVSGKIRKNYIRILAGDRVTVEMSPYDLTRGRITYRFK from the coding sequence GTGGCAAAAGACGATGTGATTGAAGTTGAAGGCAAAGTAGTTGATACAATGCCGAATGCAATGTTTACGGTTGAACTTGAAAATGGACATCAGATTTTAGCAACAGTTTCTGGTAAAATTCGTAAAAACTATATTCGTATTTTAGCGGGAGATCGTGTTACTGTCGAAATGAGTCCATATGACTTGACACGTGGACGTATCACTTACCGCTTTAAATAA
- a CDS encoding adenylate kinase, with protein sequence MNLLIMGLPGAGKGTQAAKIVEQFHVAHISTGDMFRAAMANQTEMGILAKSYIDKGELVPDEVTNGIVKERLSQDDIKETGFLLDGYPRTIEQAHALDKTLAELGIELEGVINIEVNPDSLLERLSGRIIHRVTGETFHKVFNPPVDYKEEDYYQREDDKPETVKRRLDVNIAQGEPIIAHYRAKGLVHDIEGNQDINDVFSDIEKVLTNLK encoded by the coding sequence ATGAATCTTTTGATTATGGGCTTACCTGGTGCAGGTAAGGGAACTCAAGCAGCAAAAATCGTAGAACAATTCCATGTTGCACATATCTCAACAGGTGATATGTTCCGTGCTGCTATGGCAAATCAAACTGAAATGGGTATTCTTGCTAAGTCATACATTGACAAGGGTGAATTAGTTCCTGACGAAGTTACAAATGGGATTGTAAAAGAACGTCTTTCACAAGATGATATTAAAGAAACAGGATTCTTGTTGGATGGTTACCCACGTACGATCGAACAAGCTCATGCCTTGGACAAAACATTGGCTGAACTTGGCATTGAATTAGAAGGTGTTATCAATATTGAAGTGAACCCTGACAGCCTCTTGGAACGTTTGAGTGGCCGTATCATCCACCGCGTAACTGGAGAAACTTTCCACAAGGTCTTTAACCCACCAGTTGACTATAAAGAAGAAGATTACTACCAACGTGAAGATGATAAGCCTGAGACAGTAAAACGTCGTTTGGATGTAAATATTGCTCAAGGGGAACCAATCATTGCTCACTACCGTGCCAAAGGTTTGGTTCATGACATCGAAGGTAATCAAGATATCAATGATGTCTTCTCAGATATCGAAAAAGTATTGACAAATTTGAAATAA
- the secY gene encoding preprotein translocase subunit SecY, with translation MFFKLLREALKVKQVRSKILFTIFIVLVFRIGTSITVPGVNANSLNALSGLSFLNMLSLVSGNAMKNFSVFALGVSPYITASIVVQLLQMDILPKFVEWGKQGEVGRRKLNQATRYIALVLAFVQSIGITAGFNTLAGAQLLKTALTPQVFIMIGIILTAGSMIVTWLGEQITDKGYGNGVSMIIFAGIVASIPEMIQGIYVDYFVNVPSSRINSSIIFVIILIITVLLIIYFTTYVQQAEYKIPIQYTKVAQGAPSSSYLPLKVNPAGVIPVIFASSITAAPAAILQFLSATGHDWAWVRTAQEMLATTSPTGIAMYALLIILFTFFYTFVQINPEKAAENLQKSGAYIHGVRPGKGTEEYMSKLLRRLATVGSLFLGVISILPIVAKDVFGLSEAVAFGGTSLLIIISTGIEGIKQLEGYLLKRKYVGFMDRTE, from the coding sequence ATGTTTTTTAAATTATTAAGAGAAGCTCTTAAAGTCAAGCAGGTTCGATCAAAAATTTTATTTACAATTTTTATCGTTTTGGTCTTTCGTATCGGAACTAGCATTACAGTTCCTGGTGTGAATGCCAATAGCTTGAATGCTTTAAGTGGATTATCCTTCTTAAACATGTTGAGCTTGGTGTCAGGGAATGCCATGAAAAACTTCTCAGTTTTTGCTCTTGGTGTTAGTCCCTACATTACGGCCTCTATCGTTGTCCAACTCTTGCAAATGGATATTTTACCCAAATTTGTAGAGTGGGGTAAACAAGGGGAAGTAGGTCGAAGAAAATTAAATCAAGCTACTCGTTATATTGCTCTTGTTCTAGCCTTTGTGCAATCTATCGGGATTACAGCTGGTTTTAATACTTTGGCTGGAGCTCAATTGTTGAAAACAGCTCTTACACCACAAGTCTTTATCATGATTGGTATCATCTTAACAGCTGGTAGCATGATTGTGACTTGGTTGGGAGAGCAAATTACAGATAAGGGATACGGAAATGGTGTTTCTATGATTATCTTTGCCGGGATTGTTGCCTCAATTCCAGAGATGATTCAGGGCATCTATGTGGACTACTTTGTGAACGTACCAAGTAGCCGTATCAACTCATCTATCATTTTCGTAATCATTTTGATTATTACTGTATTGTTGATTATTTACTTTACAACCTATGTTCAACAAGCAGAATACAAAATTCCAATCCAATATACTAAGGTTGCACAAGGTGCTCCATCTAGCTCTTACCTTCCTTTGAAGGTAAACCCTGCTGGAGTTATCCCTGTTATCTTTGCAAGTTCGATTACTGCAGCGCCTGCGGCTATTCTTCAGTTTTTGAGCGCTACAGGTCATGATTGGGCTTGGGTAAGAACAGCACAAGAAATGCTGGCAACAACTTCACCAACTGGTATTGCTATGTATGCTTTATTGATTATTCTCTTTACATTCTTCTATACGTTTGTACAGATTAATCCTGAAAAAGCGGCAGAGAACCTACAAAAGAGCGGTGCCTATATCCACGGAGTTCGTCCTGGTAAAGGTACAGAAGAATATATGTCTAAACTTCTTCGTCGTCTTGCAACTGTTGGTTCTCTCTTCCTTGGTGTGATTTCTATTTTACCGATCGTAGCAAAAGATGTTTTCGGACTTTCAGAAGCAGTTGCTTTTGGAGGAACCAGTCTTTTGATCATTATCTCTACAGGTATTGAAGGAATCAAACAATTGGAAGGCTACCTATTGAAACGTAAGTATGTTGGTTTCATGGACAGAACAGAATAA
- the rplO gene encoding 50S ribosomal protein L15: MKLHELKPAEGSRKVRNRVGRGTSSGNGKTSGRGQKGQKARSGGGVRLGFEGGQTPLFRRLPKRGFTNINAKEYAIVNLDQLNVFEDGAEVTPVVLIEAGIVKAEKSGIKILGNGELTKKLTVKAAKFSKSAEEAITAKGGSVEVI; this comes from the coding sequence ATGAAACTTCATGAATTGAAACCTGCAGAAGGTTCTCGTAAAGTACGTAACCGCGTTGGTCGTGGTACTTCATCAGGTAACGGTAAAACATCTGGTCGTGGTCAAAAAGGTCAAAAAGCTCGTAGCGGTGGCGGAGTTCGCCTTGGTTTTGAAGGTGGACAAACTCCATTGTTCCGTCGTCTTCCAAAACGTGGATTCACTAATATCAACGCTAAAGAATACGCAATTGTGAACCTTGACCAATTGAACGTCTTTGAAGATGGTGCTGAAGTTACTCCAGTTGTTCTTATCGAAGCAGGAATTGTTAAAGCTGAAAAATCAGGTATTAAAATTCTTGGTAACGGTGAGTTGACTAAGAAATTGACTGTGAAAGCAGCTAAATTCTCTAAATCAGCTGAAGAAGCTATCACTGCTAAAGGTGGTTCAGTAGAAGTCATCTAA
- the rpmD gene encoding 50S ribosomal protein L30, with protein MAQIKITLTKSPIGRIPSQRKTVVALGLGKLNSSVIKEDNAAIRGMITAVSHLVTVEEVN; from the coding sequence ATGGCTCAAATTAAAATTACTTTGACTAAGTCTCCAATCGGACGCATTCCATCACAACGTAAAACTGTTGTAGCACTTGGACTTGGCAAATTGAACAGCTCTGTTATTAAAGAAGATAACGCTGCTATCCGTGGTATGATCACAGCAGTATCTCACTTGGTAACAGTTGAAGAAGTAAACTAA
- the rpsE gene encoding 30S ribosomal protein S5 produces the protein MAFKDNAVELEERVVAVNRVTKVVKGGRRLRFAALVVVGDHNGRVGFGTGKAQEVPEAIRKAVDDAKKNLIEVPMVGTTIPHEVLSEFGGAKVLLKPAVEGSGVAAGGAVRAVVELAGVADITSKSLGSNTPINIVRATVEGLKQLKRAEEVAALRGISVSDLA, from the coding sequence ATGGCATTTAAAGACAATGCAGTTGAATTAGAAGAACGCGTAGTTGCTGTCAACCGTGTTACAAAAGTTGTTAAAGGTGGACGTCGTCTTCGTTTCGCAGCTCTTGTTGTTGTTGGTGACCACAACGGTCGCGTAGGATTTGGTACTGGTAAAGCTCAAGAAGTTCCAGAAGCAATCCGTAAAGCAGTAGATGATGCTAAGAAAAACTTGATCGAAGTTCCTATGGTTGGAACAACAATCCCACACGAAGTTCTTTCAGAATTCGGTGGAGCTAAAGTATTGTTGAAACCTGCTGTAGAAGGTTCTGGAGTTGCCGCTGGTGGTGCAGTTCGTGCCGTTGTGGAATTGGCAGGTGTGGCAGATATTACATCTAAATCACTTGGTTCTAACACTCCAATCAACATTGTTCGTGCAACTGTTGAAGGTTTGAAACAATTGAAACGCGCTGAAGAAGTTGCTGCCCTTCGTGGTATTTCAGTTTCTGATTTGGCATAA
- the rplR gene encoding 50S ribosomal protein L18 gives MISKPDKNKLRQKRHRRVRGKLSGTADRPRLNVFRSNTGIYAQVIDDVAGVTLASASTLDKEVSKGTKTEQAVAVGKLVAERANAKGISEVVFDRGGYLYHGRVKALADAARENGLKF, from the coding sequence GTGATTTCAAAACCAGATAAAAACAAACTCCGCCAAAAACGCCACCGTCGCGTTCGCGGAAAACTCTCTGGAACTGCTGATCGCCCACGTTTGAACGTATTCCGTTCTAATACAGGCATCTACGCTCAAGTGATTGATGACGTAGCGGGTGTAACGCTCGCAAGTGCTTCAACTCTTGACAAAGAAGTTTCAAAAGGAACTAAAACTGAACAAGCCGTTGCTGTCGGTAAACTCGTTGCAGAACGTGCAAACGCTAAAGGTATTTCAGAAGTGGTGTTCGACCGCGGTGGATATCTATATCACGGACGTGTGAAAGCTTTGGCTGATGCAGCTCGTGAAAACGGATTGAAATTCTAA
- the rplF gene encoding 50S ribosomal protein L6: MSRIGNKVIVLPAGVELTNNDNVVTVKGPKGELTREFSKDIEIRVEGTEVTLHRPNDSKEMKTIHGTTRALLNNMVVGVSEGFKKELEMRGVGYRAQLQGSKLVLAVGKSHPDEVEAPEGITFELPNPTTIVVNGISKEVVGQTAAYVRSLRSPEPYKGKGIRYVGEFVRRKEGKTGK, from the coding sequence ATGTCACGTATTGGTAATAAAGTTATCGTGTTGCCCGCTGGTGTTGAACTCACTAACAATGACAACGTTGTAACTGTAAAAGGACCTAAAGGAGAACTTACTCGTGAGTTCTCAAAAGATATTGAAATCCGTGTGGAAGGTACAGAAGTAACTCTTCACCGTCCAAACGATTCAAAAGAAATGAAAACTATCCACGGAACTACTCGTGCCCTTTTGAACAACATGGTTGTTGGTGTATCAGAAGGATTCAAGAAAGAACTTGAAATGCGCGGGGTTGGTTACCGTGCACAACTTCAAGGATCTAAACTTGTTTTGGCTGTTGGTAAATCTCATCCAGACGAAGTTGAAGCTCCAGAAGGAATTACTTTTGAACTTCCAAACCCAACAACAATCGTTGTTAACGGAATTTCAAAAGAAGTAGTTGGTCAAACAGCTGCTTACGTACGTAGCCTTCGTTCACCAGAACCATATAAAGGTAAAGGTATCCGTTACGTTGGTGAATTCGTTCGCCGTAAAGAAGGTAAAACAGGTAAATAA
- the rpsH gene encoding 30S ribosomal protein S8 → MVMTDPIADFLTRIRNANQAKHEVLEVPASNIKKGIAEILKREGFVKNVEIIEDDKQGIIRVFLKYGPNGEKVITNLKRVSKPGLRVYKKREDLPKVLNGLGIAILSTSEGLLTDKEARQKNVGGEVIAYVW, encoded by the coding sequence ATGGTTATGACTGACCCAATCGCAGACTTCCTAACTCGTATTCGTAACGCTAACCAAGCTAAACACGAAGTACTTGAAGTACCTGCATCAAACATCAAAAAAGGGATTGCTGAAATCCTTAAACGCGAAGGTTTTGTAAAAAACGTTGAAATCATCGAAGATGACAAACAAGGTATCATCCGTGTATTCCTTAAATACGGACCAAACGGTGAAAAAGTTATCACTAACTTGAAACGTGTTTCTAAACCAGGACTTCGTGTCTACAAAAAACGTGAAGACCTTCCAAAAGTTCTTAACGGACTTGGAATTGCTATCCTTTCAACTTCTGAAGGTTTGCTTACTGATAAAGAAGCACGCCAAAAGAATGTTGGTGGTGAGGTTATCGCTTACGTTTGGTAA
- a CDS encoding type Z 30S ribosomal protein S14, with the protein MAKKSMIAKNKRPAKFSTQAYTRCEKCGRPHSVYRKFKLCRVCFRELAYKGQIPGVTKASW; encoded by the coding sequence ATGGCTAAAAAATCAATGATTGCTAAGAACAAACGTCCAGCGAAGTTCTCTACTCAAGCTTATACTCGTTGTGAAAAATGTGGTCGTCCACATTCAGTTTACCGCAAATTTAAACTTTGCCGTGTTTGCTTCCGTGAATTAGCTTACAAAGGACAAATTCCTGGTGTAACAAAAGCATCTTGGTAA
- the rplE gene encoding 50S ribosomal protein L5, translating to MANRLKEKYLNEVVPALTEQFNYSSVMAVPKVDKIVLNMGVGEAVSNAKSLEKAAEELALISGQKPLITKAKKSIAGFRLREGVAIGAKVTLRGERMYEFLDKLVSVSLPRVRDFHGVPTKSFDGRGNYTLGVKEQLIFPEINFDDVDKTRGLDIVIVTTANTDEESRALLTGLGMPFAK from the coding sequence ATGGCAAATCGTTTAAAAGAAAAATATCTTAATGAAGTAGTTCCTGCTTTGACAGAACAATTCAACTACTCATCAGTGATGGCTGTGCCTAAAGTAGATAAGATCGTTTTGAACATGGGTGTTGGTGAAGCTGTATCAAACGCTAAAAGCCTTGAAAAAGCTGCTGAAGAATTGGCACTTATCTCAGGTCAAAAACCACTTATCACTAAAGCTAAAAAATCAATCGCCGGCTTCCGTCTTCGTGAAGGTGTTGCGATTGGTGCAAAAGTTACCCTTCGTGGTGAACGTATGTACGAATTCTTGGATAAATTGGTTTCAGTTTCACTTCCACGTGTACGTGACTTCCACGGTGTTCCAACAAAATCATTTGACGGACGCGGAAACTACACACTTGGTGTGAAAGAACAATTGATCTTCCCAGAAATCAACTTCGATGACGTTGACAAAACTCGTGGTCTTGACATCGTTATCGTAACAACTGCTAACACTGACGAAGAGTCACGTGCATTGCTTACAGGCCTTGGAATGCCTTTTGCAAAATAA
- the rplX gene encoding 50S ribosomal protein L24 — protein sequence MFVKKGDKVRVIAGKDKGTEAVVLTALPKVNKVIVEGVNIVKKHQRPTNELPQGGIIEKEAAIHVSNVQVLDKNGVAGRVGYKFVDGKKVRYNKKSGEVLD from the coding sequence ATGTTTGTAAAAAAAGGCGACAAAGTTCGCGTAATCGCTGGTAAAGATAAGGGAACAGAAGCTGTTGTCCTTACTGCCCTTCCAAAAGTAAACAAAGTTATCGTTGAAGGTGTTAACATCGTTAAGAAACATCAACGTCCAACTAACGAGCTTCCTCAAGGTGGTATCATCGAGAAAGAAGCAGCTATCCACGTATCAAACGTTCAAGTTTTGGACAAAAATGGTGTAGCTGGTCGTGTTGGTTACAAATTTGTAGACGGTAAAAAAGTTCGCTACAACAAAAAATCAGGCGAAGTGCTTGATTAA
- the rplN gene encoding 50S ribosomal protein L14 — protein sequence MIQTETRLKVADNSGAREILTIKVLGGSGRKFANIGDVIVASVKQATPGGAVKKGDVVKAVIVRTKSGARRADGSYIKFDENAAVIIREDKTPRGTRIFGPVARELREGGFMKIVSLAPEVL from the coding sequence ATGATTCAAACAGAAACTCGTTTGAAAGTCGCAGACAACAGCGGTGCTCGTGAAATCTTGACTATCAAAGTTCTTGGTGGTTCAGGACGTAAATTTGCAAACATCGGTGATGTTATCGTGGCATCTGTAAAACAAGCTACTCCTGGTGGTGCGGTTAAAAAAGGTGACGTTGTTAAAGCAGTTATCGTTCGTACTAAATCAGGTGCTCGTCGTGCTGATGGTTCATACATCAAATTTGACGAAAACGCAGCAGTTATCATCCGTGAAGACAAAACTCCTCGCGGAACACGTATCTTTGGCCCAGTTGCACGTGAATTGCGTGAAGGTGGCTTCATGAAGATCGTGTCACTTGCTCCAGAAGTACTTTAA
- the rpsQ gene encoding 30S ribosomal protein S17: MERNNRKVLVGRVVSDKMDKTITVVVETKRNHPVYGKRINYSKKYKAHDENNVAKEGDIVRIMETRPLSATKRFRLVEVVEEAVII; the protein is encoded by the coding sequence ATGGAACGCAATAATCGTAAAGTTCTTGTTGGACGTGTTGTATCTGACAAAATGGACAAGACAATCACAGTTGTAGTTGAAACAAAACGTAACCACCCAGTCTATGGTAAACGTATTAACTACTCTAAAAAATACAAAGCTCATGATGAAAACAATGTTGCCAAAGAAGGCGATATCGTACGTATCATGGAAACTCGCCCGCTTTCAGCTACAAAACGTTTCCGTCTTGTAGAAGTTGTTGAAGAAGCGGTCATCATCTAA